One Salminus brasiliensis chromosome 5, fSalBra1.hap2, whole genome shotgun sequence DNA segment encodes these proteins:
- the gsdmeb gene encoding gasdermin Eb isoform X2, with product MFAKATSKFVTEIDPEGCLIPVSRLNESDNLKLLSLVIKRSRFWFWQRPKYLPSDFTLNDLLQGEKNIDAGMIETDFMNYNSTLKNNTSGGAEAGFGPGSINLEAKGSSKLASSFGNLKKQEVDLQKLLDETKDRVLNMQHSLIQQTREKQQEVFTLVKERIVTTQPCTITEEVQEGGSCGAFLGLTAPKKISVSVKNGSHQSDSNVSVEIPAKTALAYCLIELNVKTTGHIDLCLLPDSYGGFEVDGPVKKNVTVVHSMPPTTPNKQLQRELAKLQPQFTLLSGLSASTRTSFFQQLTPLLKDKRAISALDLALEDLCCGKKPNLNTLDKDTSLKAAVQTTLKLLQSSKGAAKSPQKGISYEDQLKPSVFTAASVLTSALDEMAASTLSLLESCCHSPIIQALHTLVQNVLGNEKSSLKDRSLAVLAKEDTYSRVKELFGSSNITLSKKDDSVCAEIRSQQEHTPLLLCIAICGLASLVTPA from the exons ATGTTTGCCAAAGCGACCAGTAAATTTGTGACCGAGATTGACCCTGAGGGCTGTCTGATACCTGTGTCCCGGCTGAACGAGTCAGACAACCTCAAACTCCTGTCCCTGGTCATCAAGCGCAGCCGCTTTTGGTTCTGGCAGCGACCCAAATACCTACCATCAGACTTCACCCTCAATGATCTACTTCAGGGAGAAAAGAACATAGATGCAG GTATGATTGAGACAGACTTTATGAATTATAACAGTACGTTAAAAAATAATACCAGcggaggagctgaagcaggcTTCGGCCCAGGAAGTATAAATTTGGAGGCAAAAGGTTCATCCAAGCTAGCTTCTTCATTTGGAAACCTCAAAAAGCAAGAAGTGGATCTACAGAAACTGCTGGATGAAACTAAAGACAG AGTTCTGAACATGCAGCACTCTCTGATCCAGCAGACACGTGAGAAGCAGCAGGAGGTGTTCACGCTGGTGAAGGAACGCATTGTAACCACGCAGCCCTGCACCATCACTGAAGAAGTGCAGGAGGGAGGGAGCTGTGGAGCCTTCCTTGGCCTCACTGCACCCAAGAAGATTAGT GTTTCGGTGAAGAATGGCAGCCATCAGTCTGACAGCAATGTTTCAGTAGAAATCCCAGCCAAGACCGCCCTTGCTTACTGTCTGATTGAGCTCAACGTGAAGACCACGGGTCATATTG ACCTGTGCCTACTGCCAGATTCCTACGGAGGTTTTGAGGTGGACGGGCCGGTGAAGAAGAATGTGACCGTGGTCCACAGCATGCCACCCACAACACCGAACAAACAGCTGCAGAGAG AGTTGGCTAAACTACAGCCTCAGTTTACCTTGCTGTCAGGGCTTTCTGCCAGCACACGCACCAGCTTCTTCCAGCAGCTAACTCCCCTCCTGAAGGACAAAAGAGCCATCAGTGCATTGGACCTTGCA TTAGAGGATCTGTGCTGTGGTAAGAAGCCTAACCTCAACACCCTGGACAAAGACACTTCTCTGAAGGCAGCAGTGCAGACCACGCTGAAGCTGCTCCAGAGCAGTAAAGGTGCGGCCAAGTCCCCACAGAAAGGCATCTCTTATGAGGATCAGCTGAAGCCTTCTGTCTTCACTGCCGCCAGTGTCCTCACCAGTGCCTTAGACG AGATGGCTGCCTCAACCCTCTCACTGCTTGAATCCTGCTGCCATTCTCCCATCATACAGGCACTGCACACCCTG GTGCAAAACGTGCTTGGAAATGAGAAGAGTTCCTTAAAGGACCGCAGTCTGGCTGTTCTGGCTAAAGAGGACACATACAGCAGAGTTAAGGAACTCTTTGGCTCCTCAAACATCACACTGAGTAAAAAGGACGACTCTGTGTGTGCAGAGATCCGAAGCCAGCAGGAACATACTCCTCTCCTCTTATGCATTGCCATCTGCGGTCTGGCTTCTTTGGTGACACCAGCCTGA
- the gsdmeb gene encoding gasdermin Eb isoform X1 — translation MLGLVKPPGIYIRKMFAKATSKFVTEIDPEGCLIPVSRLNESDNLKLLSLVIKRSRFWFWQRPKYLPSDFTLNDLLQGEKNIDAGMIETDFMNYNSTLKNNTSGGAEAGFGPGSINLEAKGSSKLASSFGNLKKQEVDLQKLLDETKDRVLNMQHSLIQQTREKQQEVFTLVKERIVTTQPCTITEEVQEGGSCGAFLGLTAPKKISVSVKNGSHQSDSNVSVEIPAKTALAYCLIELNVKTTGHIDLCLLPDSYGGFEVDGPVKKNVTVVHSMPPTTPNKQLQRELAKLQPQFTLLSGLSASTRTSFFQQLTPLLKDKRAISALDLALEDLCCGKKPNLNTLDKDTSLKAAVQTTLKLLQSSKGAAKSPQKGISYEDQLKPSVFTAASVLTSALDEMAASTLSLLESCCHSPIIQALHTLVQNVLGNEKSSLKDRSLAVLAKEDTYSRVKELFGSSNITLSKKDDSVCAEIRSQQEHTPLLLCIAICGLASLVTPA, via the exons ATGCTGGGGCTCGTCAAGCCG CCAGGAATCTACATAAGAAAGATGTTTGCCAAAGCGACCAGTAAATTTGTGACCGAGATTGACCCTGAGGGCTGTCTGATACCTGTGTCCCGGCTGAACGAGTCAGACAACCTCAAACTCCTGTCCCTGGTCATCAAGCGCAGCCGCTTTTGGTTCTGGCAGCGACCCAAATACCTACCATCAGACTTCACCCTCAATGATCTACTTCAGGGAGAAAAGAACATAGATGCAG GTATGATTGAGACAGACTTTATGAATTATAACAGTACGTTAAAAAATAATACCAGcggaggagctgaagcaggcTTCGGCCCAGGAAGTATAAATTTGGAGGCAAAAGGTTCATCCAAGCTAGCTTCTTCATTTGGAAACCTCAAAAAGCAAGAAGTGGATCTACAGAAACTGCTGGATGAAACTAAAGACAG AGTTCTGAACATGCAGCACTCTCTGATCCAGCAGACACGTGAGAAGCAGCAGGAGGTGTTCACGCTGGTGAAGGAACGCATTGTAACCACGCAGCCCTGCACCATCACTGAAGAAGTGCAGGAGGGAGGGAGCTGTGGAGCCTTCCTTGGCCTCACTGCACCCAAGAAGATTAGT GTTTCGGTGAAGAATGGCAGCCATCAGTCTGACAGCAATGTTTCAGTAGAAATCCCAGCCAAGACCGCCCTTGCTTACTGTCTGATTGAGCTCAACGTGAAGACCACGGGTCATATTG ACCTGTGCCTACTGCCAGATTCCTACGGAGGTTTTGAGGTGGACGGGCCGGTGAAGAAGAATGTGACCGTGGTCCACAGCATGCCACCCACAACACCGAACAAACAGCTGCAGAGAG AGTTGGCTAAACTACAGCCTCAGTTTACCTTGCTGTCAGGGCTTTCTGCCAGCACACGCACCAGCTTCTTCCAGCAGCTAACTCCCCTCCTGAAGGACAAAAGAGCCATCAGTGCATTGGACCTTGCA TTAGAGGATCTGTGCTGTGGTAAGAAGCCTAACCTCAACACCCTGGACAAAGACACTTCTCTGAAGGCAGCAGTGCAGACCACGCTGAAGCTGCTCCAGAGCAGTAAAGGTGCGGCCAAGTCCCCACAGAAAGGCATCTCTTATGAGGATCAGCTGAAGCCTTCTGTCTTCACTGCCGCCAGTGTCCTCACCAGTGCCTTAGACG AGATGGCTGCCTCAACCCTCTCACTGCTTGAATCCTGCTGCCATTCTCCCATCATACAGGCACTGCACACCCTG GTGCAAAACGTGCTTGGAAATGAGAAGAGTTCCTTAAAGGACCGCAGTCTGGCTGTTCTGGCTAAAGAGGACACATACAGCAGAGTTAAGGAACTCTTTGGCTCCTCAAACATCACACTGAGTAAAAAGGACGACTCTGTGTGTGCAGAGATCCGAAGCCAGCAGGAACATACTCCTCTCCTCTTATGCATTGCCATCTGCGGTCTGGCTTCTTTGGTGACACCAGCCTGA